One window of Trinickia caryophylli genomic DNA carries:
- the thiL gene encoding thiamine-phosphate kinase — MPISEFSLIERFFGSRARRALSSSVLGIGDDCALIAPTSGQLLAISTDMLVAGRHFLPDVDPCALGHKALAVNLSDLAAMGAAPRAFTLAMALETPDETWLAAFADGLFALAERFGCELVGGDTTRGPLNLCLTVFGDVPAADALRRDAARPGDDIWVSGTLGDARAGLALARGEWSSGALDEADARQLLDALERPEPRVALGLALRGVAHAALDISDGLAGDLAHILERSGVAARVDVDAVPRSRALAKFAPETQLHCALAGGDDYELCFTAPASARAAVAAAGAASGIAVTRIGTIVALGNVSDEPAIAWHDASQAPLSLKLHGFDHFDAN; from the coding sequence ATGCCGATTTCAGAGTTTTCCCTCATCGAACGCTTCTTCGGAAGCCGCGCCCGCCGCGCGCTCTCGTCCTCGGTGCTCGGCATCGGCGACGATTGCGCGCTGATCGCACCCACGAGCGGCCAGTTGCTGGCGATTTCGACCGATATGCTCGTGGCGGGCCGCCATTTCCTGCCCGACGTCGACCCATGCGCGCTCGGCCACAAGGCGCTTGCCGTCAACCTGTCCGATCTGGCTGCGATGGGTGCCGCCCCGCGCGCGTTCACACTCGCCATGGCGCTCGAAACACCCGACGAAACATGGCTCGCGGCCTTCGCCGACGGGCTTTTCGCCCTCGCCGAGCGCTTCGGCTGCGAACTCGTCGGCGGCGATACGACGCGCGGGCCGCTGAACCTCTGCCTCACGGTGTTCGGCGACGTGCCGGCAGCCGACGCCCTGCGCCGCGACGCGGCGCGCCCCGGCGACGACATCTGGGTATCCGGCACGCTCGGCGACGCCCGCGCCGGGCTCGCGCTCGCGCGCGGCGAATGGTCTTCCGGTGCGCTCGACGAAGCCGATGCGCGGCAGTTGCTCGACGCGCTCGAGCGCCCCGAGCCTCGCGTCGCCCTGGGTCTTGCGCTGCGCGGGGTCGCGCATGCGGCGCTCGACATCTCCGACGGTCTGGCAGGCGACCTGGCTCACATTCTCGAGCGCTCGGGCGTGGCGGCCCGCGTCGACGTCGACGCCGTGCCACGCTCGCGCGCATTGGCGAAGTTCGCTCCCGAAACCCAGTTGCACTGCGCGCTGGCGGGCGGAGACGACTACGAGTTGTGCTTCACGGCGCCGGCCTCGGCGCGCGCCGCGGTGGCGGCAGCCGGAGCGGCCTCCGGCATCGCGGTCACCCGCATCGGTACAATAGTCGCTTTAGGCAACGTTTCGGACGAGCCCGCTATTGCATGGCACGACGCCTCGCAAGCGCCGCTCTCGCTGAAGCTGCACGGTTTCGATCACTTCGATGCAAACTGA
- a CDS encoding phosphatidylglycerophosphatase A family protein, with protein MQTDLPEPPLGDGAADRPSAAKPRRANARFMLSHPLHWISLGFGSGLSPIVPGTIGTLFAWVSFAALAGHLTVAEWGTLIVAGFVAGIPITDFTARKLGIDDPSPIVWDEIVAFWLVLLFVTPVTFVGQLWAFVVFRFFDMVKPPPIRYFDRRFSGGFGIMIDDIVAAFLTLLVIALWRMTI; from the coding sequence ATGCAAACTGACCTCCCCGAGCCGCCGCTTGGCGATGGCGCGGCTGACCGCCCGTCGGCCGCCAAACCGCGGCGCGCGAATGCGCGCTTCATGCTCTCGCATCCACTGCACTGGATTTCGCTCGGCTTCGGCAGCGGACTCTCCCCGATCGTGCCCGGTACCATCGGCACGCTCTTTGCCTGGGTATCGTTCGCCGCGCTGGCCGGCCACCTGACCGTAGCCGAATGGGGCACCCTCATCGTTGCCGGCTTCGTGGCGGGCATCCCGATCACCGATTTCACCGCGAGGAAGCTCGGCATCGACGATCCGTCTCCGATCGTCTGGGACGAGATCGTCGCGTTCTGGCTCGTGCTGCTCTTCGTGACGCCCGTGACATTCGTCGGGCAGCTTTGGGCTTTCGTGGTATTCCGCTTCTTCGACATGGTCAAACCGCCACCAATCCGATATTTCGATCGGCGGTTTTCGGGCGGTTTCGGCATCATGATCGACGATATCGTCGCGGCGTTTCTGACGCTGCTCGTCATCGCGCTCTGGCGCATGACGATCTGA